Sequence from the Patescibacteria group bacterium genome:
ATTGCCATTGACTTGGGCACAGCCACAACTCTTGCTTATGTGAAAGGAGAGGGGATTGTCATTACAGAGCCGTCTGTAGTAGCGATTAACCAAAAAACAGGGCAAGTTTTAGCAATTGGTCAGGAAGCCAAGAGAATGGTAGGCAGAACCCCGACCCATATTGTCGCCAGCAGACCATTGGTTAAAGGCGTAATTTCGGATTTTGAAATAGCCGAACAAATGCTTAAATATTTTATAGAAGGCGCTTATAAAAATCGGGTTGTTTTTCCAAGACCAAGAGTGATTGTTGGTATTCCTTGCGGGCTCACCGAGGTGGAGAAAAAATCGGTTCGAGATGCTACTAAGAATGCTGGTGCTAGAAAGGTTTATTTAATAGAGCAACCAATCGCAGCTGCGATAGGAGCGCGTTTGCCGATTCAGGAGCCGGGCGGGAATTTCATTGTTGATATAGGGGGTGGAACGACCGATATTGCGGTGATATCTCTCGGCGGGATTGTCCTTGCCCAAAGCTTGAAGATTGCGGGCGACAAACTTGACCAGGATATTATTGATTTCAGCCAAGAAGAATATCACTTATTAATTGGTTCTCGTACTGCGGAAAAAGTAAAAATCAAAGTTGGCTCGGCTTATTCCAGTAAAGAAATTAAATCCAGTAAAAACGGCAAAATAGAGATGCCGATTCGTGGGAGGAATTTGATTACTGGGTTGCCGGAAGAGGTGATAGTGGGCGAAGAGAGCATCAGGATTGCTCTTCAGAAATCAATAAAGCAAATCGTGAGCGCTATTAAAGACACGATAGAGGCGACTCCACCGGAATTAGTGGCTGATGTTATGGCTCGGGGAATTTTCTTGGCAGGAGGCGGGTCTATGTTAAGGGGGTTAGCCGAATTAATTTCCAAAGAAACTAAAATTCCGACTAAAATTATTGAAGACCCTTTAACTGCAGTGGTGAGGGGCGCTGGCATGGTATTGGAAAATCTTGACCAGTTAGAAGATGTTTTATCTGAAAAAGAAGAATTTGAGCCACCGCACCAGTAAAGTTGAATTAATCATTTAAGCAAGTAAGCAAGCGAGCAAGTTAGCAAATAGACATGTTTAATTCTTATTGTTTAGTTGATTATGATTGACCTCAAACAAGTTAAACATATTGCAGAATTAGCGAGAATAAGTTTTACAGAAAAAGAACTGAAAGGATTTCAAAAAGACATTTCAGCTATTTTGGATTATATTGATAAGCTCAAAGAAGTTGATATTGAAGATGTGAGCGCGATGAGCCATTCTGTTAATTTGAAAAATATTACCAGGATTGATGAAGTAAAATCATCAAGTGATGAGCTTGTTGATGAACTTGTCAATGCAGCTCCTTATAAAAA
This genomic interval carries:
- a CDS encoding rod shape-determining protein, with amino-acid sequence MFNPFSNLKKDIAIDLGTATTLAYVKGEGIVITEPSVVAINQKTGQVLAIGQEAKRMVGRTPTHIVASRPLVKGVISDFEIAEQMLKYFIEGAYKNRVVFPRPRVIVGIPCGLTEVEKKSVRDATKNAGARKVYLIEQPIAAAIGARLPIQEPGGNFIVDIGGGTTDIAVISLGGIVLAQSLKIAGDKLDQDIIDFSQEEYHLLIGSRTAEKVKIKVGSAYSSKEIKSSKNGKIEMPIRGRNLITGLPEEVIVGEESIRIALQKSIKQIVSAIKDTIEATPPELVADVMARGIFLAGGGSMLRGLAELISKETKIPTKIIEDPLTAVVRGAGMVLENLDQLEDVLSEKEEFEPPHQ
- the gatC gene encoding Asp-tRNA(Asn)/Glu-tRNA(Gln) amidotransferase subunit GatC, with translation MIDLKQVKHIAELARISFTEKELKGFQKDISAILDYIDKLKEVDIEDVSAMSHSVNLKNITRIDEVKSSSDELVDELVNAAPYKKGRAIKVKPIF